The Primulina eburnea isolate SZY01 chromosome 13, ASM2296580v1, whole genome shotgun sequence genome includes a region encoding these proteins:
- the LOC140809508 gene encoding small ribosomal subunit protein eS24z-like: protein MYEVKDPNAIFVFKFRTHFGGGKSTGFGLIYDSVENAKKFEPKYRLIRNGLDTKVEKSRKQMKERKNGAKKIRGVKKTKAGDVAKAGKKK, encoded by the exons ATGTATGAGGTAAAGGATCCAAATGCCATTTTCGTATTCAAATTCAGGACTCACTTTGGAGGAGGGAAATCTACTGGGTTTGGGTTGATCTACGATTCTGTTGAAAATGCGAAGAAATTTGAGCCCAAATATAGGCTTATCAGG AATGGTCTTGATACCAAGGTCGAGAAGTCGAGGAAGCAAATGAAAGAAAGGAAGAACGGAGCAAAGAAGATTCGTGGTGTTAAGAAG ACTAAGGCGGGTGATGTAGCCAAGGCCGGCAAGAAGAAATAA